A genome region from Methylohalobius crimeensis 10Ki includes the following:
- a CDS encoding cytochrome b/b6 domain-containing protein produces the protein METIRWTPTTRWLHLGLAFSVTIQLLLSLALEEPGEAEGVGRWALIGHELFGLLVLSLAVLHWGWILAGHDGGWRRLLPWDGEGRRAVWTDLKGLLGMRLPEGGPRAGLPSLVEGLGLLVVTAQGSVGLAIFVVLPPAGSIPERFEFLYQIHGIIGSLVWLYWFGHVGMALVHRLAGDETLRMISPFRQDGVSEPNARALEPKGKGDRGEL, from the coding sequence ATGGAAACGATTAGGTGGACACCGACGACCCGTTGGCTACATTTAGGCTTGGCGTTTTCGGTGACGATTCAGCTGTTGTTGAGTTTGGCTCTGGAAGAGCCGGGCGAAGCGGAAGGCGTGGGGCGATGGGCGTTGATCGGTCACGAATTGTTCGGTTTGTTGGTCTTGAGCTTGGCTGTGCTTCATTGGGGCTGGATTTTAGCCGGTCACGACGGCGGCTGGCGTCGCCTCTTGCCTTGGGATGGCGAGGGTCGAAGGGCGGTATGGACAGACCTCAAGGGGCTGCTGGGCATGCGTCTTCCCGAGGGCGGACCCCGGGCAGGCTTACCCAGTTTGGTGGAAGGCTTGGGTCTGTTGGTGGTTACCGCGCAAGGGTCGGTGGGCCTGGCGATTTTCGTGGTGCTGCCGCCCGCCGGAAGCATACCGGAGCGATTCGAATTTCTTTACCAGATCCACGGGATCATCGGCAGCTTGGTATGGCTGTATTGGTTCGGTCACGTTGGCATGGCGCTGGTGCATCGACTCGCCGGCGACGAGACTTTGCGGATGATTTCGCCCTTCAGGCAAGATGGCGTTTCAGAGCCCAATGCACGTGCTCTCGAACCAAAGGGGAAGGGTGATCGCGGCGAGCTTTAA
- a CDS encoding bifunctional ADP-dependent NAD(P)H-hydrate dehydratase/NAD(P)H-hydrate epimerase has translation MKPKIVTAQLPKRLYRAEQVRAMDRYAIDRLGVPGQVLMERAGAAAFQVLRRHWPDARRIAVLCGGGNNGGDGYVVARQALDARLEVEVFALCSPKRLPGDALTVFQAYQAAGGNITEGAPGPLENFDVVVDALLGTGLDRAVAGSYAQAVGAINAFSGGVLAVDIPSGLHADSGNILGCAVEADATVTFIGLKQGLFTGEGPACGGKVWYGDLAVPETVLTCQEPSARLWSRYRNLLPPRRRTAHKGYFGHVLVVGGEVGFTGAARMAAEAAARVGAGLVSVATRSAHATQLNALRPEIMSHGVETSADLAPLLERATAVAVGPGLGQADWARDLLQKIWDSDLPVVADADALNLLAQSPVKRGKWMLTPHPGEAARLLESSPRLVEEDRFAALAAMLERYGGVCMLKGAGTLVGETESTPGICALGNPGMASGGMGDVLTGVLAGLIAQGMPLFEAARMGVCLHAAAADAAAAEGERGLLATDLMPWLRRLVNQ, from the coding sequence TTGAAACCGAAAATCGTAACCGCGCAGTTGCCGAAACGATTGTACCGGGCCGAACAGGTTCGCGCCATGGATCGTTACGCCATCGACCGGTTGGGTGTTCCCGGCCAGGTGCTGATGGAGCGGGCCGGGGCGGCCGCTTTTCAAGTACTGCGTCGGCATTGGCCCGATGCGCGGCGAATTGCGGTGTTGTGCGGCGGTGGCAACAACGGCGGCGATGGCTATGTGGTGGCGCGTCAAGCGCTCGATGCCCGCTTGGAGGTCGAGGTGTTCGCCTTGTGTTCCCCGAAACGTCTCCCAGGCGATGCGTTGACGGTCTTTCAGGCCTATCAGGCCGCCGGCGGCAATATAACGGAGGGCGCTCCGGGGCCGTTGGAAAATTTCGACGTGGTGGTGGACGCCTTGTTGGGAACCGGTCTCGATCGCGCGGTGGCCGGTTCATACGCCCAAGCGGTCGGGGCGATCAACGCGTTTTCCGGCGGTGTGCTGGCGGTGGATATACCTTCCGGCCTTCACGCCGATAGCGGGAATATTTTAGGCTGTGCCGTGGAAGCGGACGCCACGGTCACCTTTATCGGTCTCAAGCAGGGTTTGTTCACCGGCGAGGGGCCGGCGTGCGGCGGGAAAGTTTGGTATGGCGATTTGGCGGTTCCGGAAACCGTCTTGACCTGCCAGGAACCTTCGGCCCGTCTATGGTCGCGCTATCGGAATTTGCTTCCGCCTCGCCGGCGCACCGCCCATAAGGGGTATTTCGGCCATGTTTTGGTCGTGGGCGGCGAGGTCGGTTTTACCGGCGCGGCGCGGATGGCGGCCGAGGCGGCGGCCCGGGTCGGCGCCGGCTTGGTGAGCGTTGCCACCCGTTCGGCCCATGCGACTCAGTTGAACGCGTTGCGGCCGGAGATCATGTCCCACGGGGTGGAAACCTCCGCCGATCTGGCGCCTTTATTGGAGCGGGCCACTGCGGTGGCCGTCGGTCCGGGCTTGGGCCAGGCCGATTGGGCTCGGGATTTGCTGCAAAAAATATGGGACAGCGACTTGCCGGTGGTGGCGGACGCCGACGCCCTCAATCTGCTCGCCCAAAGCCCTGTCAAGCGCGGCAAATGGATGCTCACTCCCCACCCCGGCGAGGCGGCTCGATTGCTGGAAAGCAGTCCTCGGCTAGTGGAGGAAGACCGCTTCGCGGCCTTGGCGGCCATGCTGGAACGATATGGAGGCGTCTGCATGCTCAAGGGGGCCGGAACCTTGGTGGGAGAAACCGAATCAACGCCGGGGATTTGTGCCTTGGGGAATCCGGGCATGGCGTCCGGTGGCATGGGAGATGTATTGACCGGCGTCCTGGCCGGATTGATCGCTCAAGGGATGCCGCTGTTCGAAGCGGCGCGGATGGGCGTGTGTCTCCATGCCGCGGCGGCGGATGCCGCGGCGGCGGAGGGGGAACGCGGTCTGTTGGCAACCGATCTGATGCCGTGGTTGCGCCGCCTGGTCAATCAATGA
- the grxD gene encoding Grx4 family monothiol glutaredoxin: MNVTERIEQQLKSHSVLLYMKGTPDFPQCGFSGRVVEIMNACGVPYSYINILEDPELREGLKTYSHWPTYPQLYIEGELLGGCDIIMEQYQSGELQKKLNEVAATASASE, translated from the coding sequence ATGAATGTTACGGAACGCATCGAACAGCAGCTCAAAAGTCATTCTGTTCTTCTTTACATGAAAGGAACGCCGGATTTTCCTCAATGCGGATTCTCCGGTCGGGTAGTGGAAATCATGAATGCCTGCGGCGTACCCTATTCCTATATCAACATCTTGGAAGACCCGGAGTTGCGCGAAGGTTTGAAAACCTATTCCCATTGGCCCACTTATCCCCAGCTTTACATCGAGGGCGAGCTGCTCGGCGGTTGCGACATCATCATGGAGCAATATCAGAGCGGCGAATTACAGAAGAAGCTGAATGAAGTGGCCGCCACCGCGTCCGCTTCGGAGTGA
- a CDS encoding methyl-accepting chemotaxis protein: MNTLVEKLSLTKQMYLMAGISMTGIATMAAVNLTLTGWDQGKPVILTGIGIAVLQFGLAHYLGRHAAGRATRIVDALRRMADGDLRNPPKLSGKDEFAWMAYECGRAGKAMTRLIREIQGHAGQLAAAAEELSTITDQSRQQVHTQHEETDQVANAMTQMVHTIQEVTRDITRTATAATDADRLAAEGREEYQRTLQSIQTLTDEVEHIAEVIDQVKNGSTAIGGVLEVIQGIAEQTNLLALNAAIEAARAGDQGRGFAVVADEVRTLASRTQSSTSEIQTMIDNLQKASDQAVQAIQTGRTNASTSIERARQANDKLSAILSSVDQISQLNNQVATASQEQSASAEEINTSLTRVRDSFQTTAAGTEQTAGASGELAHLATQLQELIYSFKVAN, translated from the coding sequence ATGAACACACTGGTTGAGAAACTTTCCCTCACCAAACAGATGTATCTGATGGCCGGCATCAGTATGACCGGTATCGCCACCATGGCGGCGGTCAATCTGACTCTAACCGGTTGGGATCAAGGCAAACCGGTCATTTTGACCGGAATCGGTATTGCCGTGTTGCAGTTTGGTCTGGCGCATTATCTGGGGCGTCACGCCGCCGGACGCGCCACCCGCATCGTCGATGCGCTCAGGCGAATGGCCGACGGCGATCTGCGCAATCCTCCCAAATTGTCCGGCAAGGATGAATTCGCCTGGATGGCCTACGAATGTGGACGCGCCGGAAAAGCCATGACGCGCTTGATCCGGGAAATTCAAGGTCATGCCGGCCAGTTGGCGGCAGCCGCCGAGGAGCTTTCCACCATTACCGATCAAAGTCGTCAGCAGGTTCACACTCAACACGAAGAAACCGATCAGGTGGCCAACGCCATGACGCAGATGGTCCATACCATTCAGGAAGTGACCCGGGACATTACCCGGACCGCCACCGCCGCCACCGACGCCGATCGATTGGCCGCCGAGGGACGGGAGGAATATCAACGCACGCTTCAAAGCATTCAAACCCTGACCGATGAAGTGGAACACATCGCCGAGGTGATCGATCAGGTTAAAAACGGCAGCACCGCCATCGGTGGGGTGCTGGAAGTCATTCAGGGAATCGCCGAACAGACCAATCTACTGGCGCTCAACGCCGCCATCGAAGCGGCTCGGGCCGGCGATCAGGGACGGGGATTCGCGGTGGTGGCGGATGAGGTGAGAACGCTCGCCAGCCGAACCCAGTCCTCCACCAGCGAAATTCAAACCATGATCGATAACCTTCAAAAAGCTTCGGATCAAGCCGTTCAAGCCATTCAAACCGGACGCACGAACGCTTCGACCAGCATCGAGCGGGCACGCCAAGCAAACGACAAATTGAGTGCCATCCTGAGCTCCGTGGATCAAATATCCCAGCTGAACAATCAGGTCGCTACGGCCTCCCAGGAGCAAAGCGCCAGCGCCGAGGAAATCAACACCAGCTTGACCCGGGTCCGGGACAGTTTCCAAACCACCGCCGCGGGCACCGAACAAACCGCCGGCGCCAGCGGCGAGCTGGCACACCTGGCTACCCAATTGCAGGAGCTGATCTACTCCTTTAAAGTAGCGAACTGA
- the rnt gene encoding ribonuclease T produces MTQVNPSKPPMSSRFRGYLPVIVDVETAGFDPRKHALLEIAAVIPKMRDNGLIGISETYSAHIKPFPGAALDPAALEFNGIDPHHPLRIAVEEKEGLLKVFKPVRAAIKNNGCTRAILVGHNPSFDLGFVNAAAARAGLKRNPFHPFSTFDTATLGGLAYGQTVLAKAVQAAGIEWDNQEAHSARYDAEKTAELFCTIVNRWETLKRASSPMIA; encoded by the coding sequence ATGACTCAAGTCAACCCGTCCAAACCACCGATGTCGTCGCGTTTTCGTGGTTATCTCCCGGTCATTGTCGATGTGGAGACCGCCGGCTTCGATCCACGTAAACACGCCCTCCTGGAAATCGCCGCGGTGATTCCGAAGATGAGGGACAATGGCCTTATTGGAATCTCCGAAACCTATTCCGCCCACATTAAGCCGTTTCCGGGAGCGGCGTTGGATCCCGCCGCCCTCGAATTCAACGGCATCGATCCGCACCATCCGCTTCGAATCGCAGTGGAAGAAAAAGAAGGGTTACTCAAGGTGTTCAAGCCAGTTCGCGCGGCGATCAAAAACAACGGATGCACCCGCGCCATCCTGGTGGGACACAACCCCTCCTTCGATCTCGGCTTCGTGAATGCAGCGGCTGCGCGGGCGGGTCTTAAGCGCAATCCTTTCCACCCCTTCAGCACCTTCGATACCGCCACCTTGGGCGGTCTGGCCTATGGCCAGACAGTGCTCGCCAAAGCGGTTCAAGCCGCCGGAATCGAATGGGACAATCAGGAAGCCCACTCGGCTCGGTACGATGCCGAGAAAACCGCCGAATTGTTTTGTACCATCGTCAACCGCTGGGAGACCCTTAAGCGGGCCTCCTCGCCGATGATCGCTTGA
- a CDS encoding FmdB family zinc ribbon protein, protein MPIYEYRCQSCGHALEILQKVSDPPPDACPECHQHSLQKQVSAAAFRLKGGGWYETDFKKGPEKKRNLAGDSGDKSDKSDNKSSKKDKAEPTQSSKGKSSSEAA, encoded by the coding sequence ATGCCGATTTATGAATATCGTTGTCAGTCCTGCGGCCATGCCCTGGAAATTTTACAGAAAGTGAGCGATCCGCCTCCGGATGCGTGTCCGGAGTGTCATCAGCACAGTCTCCAGAAGCAAGTATCGGCCGCCGCTTTCCGGCTCAAGGGAGGCGGCTGGTATGAAACCGATTTCAAGAAAGGTCCGGAGAAGAAGCGCAATTTGGCCGGCGATTCGGGCGACAAATCCGATAAATCGGATAATAAATCCAGCAAAAAGGACAAAGCGGAACCGACTCAATCTTCGAAGGGTAAATCCTCTTCGGAAGCGGCCTAG
- the aspS gene encoding aspartate--tRNA ligase — MRTHRCGELNATHIGQEVELCGWVHRRRDHGGVIFIDLRDREGLVQVVVDPSMPEAFARAEEIRSEYVIQVRGTVRPRPEGTENLALPTGQIEVLTADLVILNRAETPPFPLDSEIPVSEEVRLRYRYLDLRRPEMQAKLRARRDVIRTLRNFLDAHEFFEIETPFLTRATPEGARDYLVPSRTHPHAFYALPQSPQLYKQLLMIAGFDRYYQIVRCFRDEDLRADRQPEFTQLDIETSFLDENEIMALMEEMIRTLFKENLGVDLPNPFPRLTYAEAMRRFGSDKPDLRIPLELVDLADLMQTVEFKVFAGPAADPEGRVAALRLPGGADLTRKEIDDLTRFVGNYGAKGLAYVKVNDRSQGIEGLQSPILKFLPNAVIESILERTEAQTGDILFFGADKAKVVNEALGALRIKLGQDRGLVEAGWRPLWVVAFPMFEWDVEAKRWESLHHPFTAPACSIEDLNAEPGRAVSQAYDIALNGVEIGGGSIRIHTQQMQEAVFELLGIGRQEAEEKFGFLLNALKYGCPPHGGIAFGLDRLVMLMTGSKTIRDVMAFPKTQAAACPMVDAPARVNEEQLRELFIQLRKLAQQRNMKEPF, encoded by the coding sequence ATGCGAACCCATCGGTGCGGAGAACTGAACGCGACCCATATCGGTCAGGAAGTGGAATTATGCGGCTGGGTACACCGTCGCCGCGATCACGGCGGGGTGATTTTCATCGATCTCAGAGACCGGGAAGGGTTGGTCCAGGTGGTGGTGGACCCTTCGATGCCGGAAGCGTTCGCTCGCGCCGAAGAAATCCGTAGTGAGTATGTGATTCAAGTACGCGGCACGGTGCGGCCGCGACCGGAAGGCACCGAGAATTTGGCCTTGCCGACCGGGCAAATCGAGGTGTTGACGGCCGACTTGGTGATCCTCAATCGCGCCGAGACGCCCCCGTTCCCGCTCGACAGCGAGATTCCGGTGAGCGAAGAAGTCCGCCTGCGCTATCGCTATCTGGATCTGCGCCGGCCGGAAATGCAGGCCAAGCTTCGCGCCCGGCGCGACGTGATCCGAACCTTGCGCAATTTCCTCGATGCGCATGAATTCTTCGAGATCGAGACCCCGTTTCTGACCCGGGCCACCCCGGAAGGCGCGCGCGACTATCTGGTGCCGAGTCGCACCCATCCGCACGCTTTTTACGCTTTGCCCCAATCGCCGCAGCTTTATAAGCAACTGTTGATGATCGCGGGCTTCGATCGCTACTATCAAATCGTGCGTTGTTTTCGCGACGAGGACCTGCGCGCCGACCGTCAGCCGGAATTCACCCAGCTGGATATCGAGACTTCCTTCCTGGATGAGAACGAAATCATGGCGCTGATGGAGGAGATGATCCGCACCCTGTTCAAGGAAAACTTGGGCGTGGATCTCCCCAATCCTTTTCCGCGCTTGACCTATGCGGAAGCCATGCGGCGCTTCGGCAGCGACAAACCGGATCTCAGGATCCCCTTGGAGTTGGTGGATCTGGCCGACCTGATGCAGACGGTGGAATTCAAGGTATTCGCCGGTCCGGCCGCCGATCCCGAGGGGCGGGTGGCGGCATTGCGCCTGCCGGGCGGAGCCGACCTGACGCGCAAGGAAATCGACGACCTGACGCGATTCGTGGGCAACTACGGCGCCAAGGGCCTTGCCTATGTCAAGGTGAACGATCGGAGTCAGGGGATCGAAGGGCTGCAATCGCCGATTTTGAAATTCCTGCCCAACGCGGTGATCGAAAGCATCTTGGAACGAACCGAAGCGCAGACCGGCGACATCTTGTTTTTCGGCGCCGACAAGGCCAAGGTGGTGAACGAAGCCTTGGGCGCGCTACGTATCAAACTGGGCCAGGACCGCGGTTTGGTGGAGGCAGGTTGGCGACCCCTTTGGGTGGTGGCGTTTCCCATGTTCGAATGGGACGTCGAGGCAAAACGCTGGGAGTCCTTGCATCATCCCTTCACCGCGCCCGCCTGTTCCATCGAGGACCTCAACGCCGAGCCCGGCAGGGCGGTCTCGCAGGCTTACGACATAGCTCTGAACGGAGTTGAAATCGGTGGCGGCTCCATTCGTATCCATACCCAGCAGATGCAAGAGGCCGTGTTCGAACTGCTCGGCATCGGCCGGCAGGAAGCCGAAGAAAAATTCGGCTTTTTGCTCAACGCCCTCAAGTACGGTTGCCCGCCCCATGGCGGGATCGCCTTCGGTCTCGATCGGCTGGTGATGCTGATGACCGGTTCCAAGACCATCCGCGACGTCATGGCCTTCCCCAAGACCCAGGCCGCCGCTTGCCCGATGGTGGACGCGCCGGCGCGGGTCAATGAGGAACAATTGCGGGAACTGTTCATCCAATTACGCAAACTGGCCCAGCAACGGAACATGAAAGAACCTTTCTAA
- a CDS encoding MlaA family lipoprotein — MKNKIIKAISVGALALILVGITGCATQGDPRDPIEPWNRGVQQFNDSLDDYVMKPISEGYQWVTPGFVDQGVTNFFENLDDIAVTVNDMLQFKVKQSGLDASRFAVNTTVGVAGLIDVASRIGLEKHEEDFGQTLAVWGLPNGPYLVLPFLGPMTPRDAVGSVADGFMNPIAYTIMPVRVGLYGLKTTDFRADNLSATEIMDEAALDRYSFIRNAYFQRREYLVYDGEPPLDDEFEDFEEEFFPEEEEMEREEGSPPGAPVRPI, encoded by the coding sequence ATGAAAAACAAAATCATAAAAGCAATAAGTGTTGGCGCGCTGGCTCTGATTTTAGTCGGTATCACAGGTTGTGCCACTCAAGGGGATCCTCGTGATCCGATCGAACCCTGGAATCGGGGAGTGCAGCAGTTCAACGATTCCCTCGACGACTATGTGATGAAGCCTATTTCCGAAGGATATCAATGGGTTACTCCGGGGTTTGTCGATCAAGGGGTCACCAACTTCTTCGAGAATTTGGACGATATCGCTGTGACCGTCAACGACATGCTTCAGTTCAAAGTCAAGCAAAGCGGCTTGGATGCCTCTCGCTTCGCGGTCAATACGACGGTGGGGGTGGCCGGCTTGATCGATGTGGCCTCGCGAATCGGCCTGGAAAAGCACGAGGAGGATTTCGGCCAGACCCTGGCGGTGTGGGGCTTGCCCAATGGGCCTTATCTGGTGCTGCCTTTCCTGGGGCCGATGACGCCGCGGGATGCGGTGGGTAGCGTGGCGGACGGTTTCATGAACCCCATCGCCTATACCATTATGCCGGTCAGAGTGGGGCTCTACGGTTTGAAAACAACCGATTTTCGGGCCGATAATCTGAGTGCCACCGAGATCATGGATGAGGCGGCTTTGGATCGCTATTCCTTTATTCGAAACGCCTATTTCCAACGCCGGGAATATTTGGTCTACGATGGCGAGCCTCCCTTGGATGATGAGTTCGAGGATTTCGAGGAGGAATTTTTCCCAGAAGAGGAAGAGATGGAGAGAGAGGAAGGTTCTCCGCCCGGCGCGCCGGTGCGACCGATATAA
- the pyrC gene encoding dihydroorotase, giving the protein MQQTVHLTRPDDWHLHLRDGALLRQVAAVSARQFSRALAMPNLKPPLIRVEQALAYRQRILDSLPRGNGFSPYLSVYLTDKTPLQEVSVAAECPYVLGFKLYPAGATTHSGAGVTGLDKIYPILEAMEEHDLVLQVHGEVTDPEIDIFDREKVFIERELIPVVARFPRLRIVLEHITTQEGVDFVRGAPETVAGTLTPQHLLYNRNMLLTGGIRPHYYCLPVLKRETHRQALLSAAISGNPKFFLGTDSAPHLRQHKETDCGCAGCFSAPAALELYAEAFDQAGALDKLEAFASFHGADFYRLPRNSGKIVLRRSEWTMPTSYGGEAGEIVPLRAGETLRWRLSSYPEKP; this is encoded by the coding sequence ATGCAACAGACCGTTCACCTCACCCGCCCCGACGATTGGCATCTCCATCTGCGCGACGGCGCCTTGCTAAGACAGGTGGCGGCGGTCAGCGCCCGCCAGTTCAGCCGGGCGTTGGCCATGCCCAACCTGAAACCGCCTCTTATCCGGGTCGAACAGGCCTTGGCATACCGGCAACGCATTTTGGACAGCCTGCCTCGGGGAAACGGCTTTTCCCCTTATCTGAGCGTCTACCTCACCGACAAGACCCCCCTCCAAGAGGTGTCGGTCGCCGCAGAGTGTCCCTATGTCTTGGGTTTCAAACTCTATCCGGCAGGGGCGACGACGCATTCGGGAGCTGGCGTGACGGGTTTGGACAAAATTTATCCTATCCTGGAAGCGATGGAAGAACACGACTTGGTGCTCCAAGTGCATGGCGAAGTAACGGATCCAGAAATCGATATTTTCGATCGCGAAAAGGTGTTCATCGAGCGGGAACTCATCCCCGTTGTAGCGCGTTTTCCGAGACTTCGCATCGTGCTGGAGCATATCACCACCCAGGAAGGCGTGGACTTCGTCCGCGGTGCTCCCGAGACCGTCGCCGGAACGCTCACGCCGCAACATCTGCTCTACAATCGCAACATGCTGCTGACCGGCGGTATCCGACCCCATTACTACTGCCTGCCGGTACTGAAACGGGAAACGCATCGCCAAGCCTTGCTGAGCGCCGCTATCTCCGGCAATCCCAAATTCTTTCTCGGTACCGACAGCGCCCCCCACCTGCGCCAGCACAAGGAAACCGACTGCGGATGCGCCGGTTGCTTCAGCGCCCCCGCCGCGCTCGAATTGTATGCCGAGGCGTTTGACCAAGCCGGTGCTTTAGACAAGCTGGAAGCCTTCGCCAGTTTTCACGGCGCCGACTTCTATCGCTTGCCGCGCAATTCCGGAAAAATCGTCTTGCGGCGCAGCGAGTGGACGATGCCGACAAGCTACGGCGGCGAGGCGGGTGAGATCGTACCGCTCAGGGCCGGGGAAACCTTGCGCTGGCGTCTATCCTCATATCCGGAGAAGCCTTAA
- the tsaE gene encoding tRNA (adenosine(37)-N6)-threonylcarbamoyltransferase complex ATPase subunit type 1 TsaE, with translation MSQTVVEKYWDLPEPEATCRFAARLQGVVKPGTVIYLHGPLGAGKTTLVRAFLQAAGFAGYVKSPTYTLVETYHLDRFPLAHFDLYRLADPEELEWMGVRDYLQKQTVCFIEWPEKGLGFLPSPDLDIRLVVEGEGRRLSITTASLQGERMLARLASDCSDC, from the coding sequence ATGAGTCAAACGGTGGTGGAAAAGTATTGGGATTTGCCCGAACCAGAAGCCACTTGCCGGTTTGCCGCCCGGCTTCAAGGCGTCGTGAAGCCGGGAACGGTGATCTACCTGCACGGTCCCTTAGGGGCCGGTAAAACGACGCTCGTGCGTGCATTTTTGCAAGCGGCCGGTTTTGCAGGATACGTCAAGAGTCCCACTTATACCCTGGTAGAAACCTATCACCTGGATCGTTTTCCGCTGGCCCATTTCGATCTTTATCGGCTTGCCGATCCCGAAGAGCTGGAATGGATGGGAGTGCGGGATTATCTCCAAAAGCAAACCGTTTGTTTTATCGAATGGCCCGAAAAAGGGCTAGGATTTCTCCCTTCCCCGGATTTGGACATTCGCTTGGTAGTGGAAGGCGAGGGCCGGCGTTTGAGCATAACAACGGCGTCTTTGCAGGGAGAGCGGATGCTGGCGCGATTGGCCTCAGATTGTTCGGATTGTTGA
- the queG gene encoding tRNA epoxyqueuosine(34) reductase QueG, translating into MQRLASEIKKWGRELGFQATGICDIDLGTAEENFKRWLARGFHGEMDYLARHGVKRSRPQQLVPDTVRIIAARMEYLPESQTAMEQALAEPRRAYISRYALGRDYHKLIRKRLQKLARRIEQATGPHGYRVFCDSAPVLEKPIAQKAGLGWQGKHTNLIAFKQGSWFFLGEIYTDLPLPVDPPVTQSHCGSCRACIDVCPTGAIVGPYRLDARRCISYLTIELKGPIPEEFRAAIGNRVYGCDDCQLFCPWNRRARNTVEPDFLPRHGLDSAGLIELFAWDEEEFSAKTQGSTIRRLGYERWLRNLSVALGNAPSTPKVIAALKARRDHPSPLVREHVHWALKRHLA; encoded by the coding sequence ATGCAGCGCCTGGCCTCAGAGATCAAAAAGTGGGGACGAGAGCTGGGTTTTCAAGCAACCGGAATCTGCGACATCGACCTCGGTACCGCCGAAGAGAACTTCAAGCGCTGGCTGGCGCGGGGCTTTCACGGAGAAATGGACTACCTGGCCCGCCACGGCGTCAAGCGCAGCCGGCCGCAGCAGTTGGTACCCGATACCGTGCGGATCATCGCGGCCCGCATGGAATACCTGCCCGAGTCCCAAACGGCCATGGAGCAGGCCCTGGCAGAGCCTCGGCGCGCCTATATTTCCCGTTACGCCTTGGGACGCGATTATCACAAACTGATCCGCAAACGTCTGCAAAAACTGGCGCGGCGGATCGAACAGGCCACAGGCCCTCACGGCTACCGGGTCTTTTGCGACAGCGCGCCGGTGCTGGAAAAACCCATCGCCCAAAAAGCGGGACTCGGCTGGCAGGGAAAGCACACCAACCTGATCGCCTTCAAGCAGGGCTCCTGGTTTTTTCTGGGGGAAATCTATACCGACCTGCCCCTGCCGGTCGATCCGCCGGTAACGCAAAGCCACTGCGGCAGTTGCCGGGCATGCATCGACGTTTGTCCCACGGGTGCCATCGTCGGCCCTTACCGCTTGGATGCGCGGCGTTGCATCTCCTATCTGACCATCGAGCTGAAGGGTCCCATTCCCGAGGAATTCCGTGCGGCCATCGGCAATCGCGTCTACGGCTGTGACGACTGCCAGCTGTTCTGCCCGTGGAACCGCCGCGCCCGGAACACCGTCGAGCCCGATTTTCTTCCCCGCCACGGACTCGACAGCGCCGGCTTGATCGAGTTGTTTGCCTGGGACGAAGAGGAATTTTCAGCCAAAACCCAAGGCTCGACCATCCGCCGCCTGGGTTACGAGCGCTGGCTGCGCAATCTCTCGGTAGCCCTCGGCAATGCGCCCTCCACGCCGAAGGTGATTGCCGCCCTTAAAGCTCGCCGCGATCACCCTTCCCCTTTGGTTCGAGAGCACGTGCATTGGGCTCTGAAACGCCATCTTGCCTGA